The genomic stretch TATGGGAAACTGAGGACATCAGGCTGCCCAGGTGAGAAGCACCCCTCTCACCACATTGCATGGTAGTCTGGGTGTTCCTGGCATATTTCTAGCAATCCTTCCCAGGGAGGGGCCACGTGATACTTGGAATGAAGGGGCCTTGCCAGCCGGGAGGTCTAACAACTCATCTGGATTTTCCAGCTCATGGGAGGTATAGCTGAGTCCTGGGGGCACAGTGTGGTGGGAGGGACAAACATCCCCTCATCTACTTTCTGGATTTTAACACTGATTCAAAAAAGATGTCCCGCAGCACTCCAAAAACCTGTCACACTCCTGGGAGTGGACGCCTGGTTTCCTTTCATTTCCACTCCAGTGAGAAGACATTTTCATAGCCAGTATGCTGGCCCACGGCACAGCAGGAGGGCAGTGAGTAGGGAGCCCAAAGCCGCGGGCAGCACCCAGCACCCAGGTGGCCACCGGCTCAGAACCATGTCTGGCGCTCCTCCTCTGGCCTCTGATGGAGCTGCCAAACGCCTGGCTCCCCAGTTGACCCTTGGGAATCCTCAGCTGGAAGATGGATCACAAATTATAGTCCAAGGAGCACAAGCTTGCATCCAGGctcctccccttttccttccatCCTGTGACCAACATTCATTGAATACCAACTGCGTGCCAGCCTGGGGATGCCACCAAGAACCCCCAGACCACATGGCCTCTGGAAAGTCTGTGTTCACTGAATAAGTGTGCCCAGGACTTCTGTGGTCAGGGTCCTTTGTTCATCTCTTCTGGCCTTGGGTGGCTGCTTGTACAAGAAGGATGATAATATGTCCCTCACCGGGCAATTGTGAGAATTCAAAACAGTGCAGACATTGGCTGAGCAGGGCCTACTGCAGAGGGGGCGCTGCACACAGAGGCATTCCATCTCTCTTTCCCAAGTTTGAGCCTGGCCACTAACCAGCTGCTCGACCCAGACCTCCCAGTCCCCTCAGACAAGAGAggattggggggtggggggcatccTCAGGGGTCTTTCTAGCTCCGTCATGCTGCagtctcctggcctcaggcattACTTCAGGTTTTGTGCTGTTTATAATGAGCACCCTGAAACCAGGCTCTTTATCCAGTACAACAGGAAACTGGAAATAACGTGGGAGGCTTACTGGAATGCTCTGTTAAAGAAATTATTGCAGCAGTCAACACTTCTgatcaaaataaattaaactgaCAACAATGTGATTAAGATGTTTATGCACAAAGGAAGTATTGTTGTTGTTCATGGAAATTCCTTGATATGGGGTTTTTGATGAATCTGATTAACCTGTTTAGGTCTTACTTGTTTTTGAGGTTATTTCTTACATCCTCCCTTCCCCCTGCTTTGTAACCCATCAACCACTGTATTGACAGTTGAATTTGGAGTGTATGGTCCAGTTACTTGAATGCAtatttctaccaaacattttgtacctgtgtgtacacacacacacacatgcatggatgcacactcacacgcacacacatgtagATGACTCAACTGGAGCTGCCCTCAAGACAAAAGCATAGAATCAATCGGATTTAAGCCTTGTTATTCGTGTTTAAGTCTAGAAATAGTTACAGCTTATAGAAGCTGGAACCTACTTAAATTCCCCCAAAATAGCCAGTTCTGAGGCTCCAACAAGAGTCCTATTTTGGATCCCAAATTATCTTGCTCTACACAAAAGGGCCGGAACCTGAAACTGCACACCACAGGGAGGATGCAGACTTCAAAGAACATAACCTTGTGGTCGCTTTGCTCTTTTTCAGGCAGTGTCTCGCTGGTGATTTATTACAGCCTGCTGCATCCAAAGTCCACAGACATCTGGCAGCGCTGCCTCAGGAAGTCCTATGGCATTGCAGGAGGTGATAAAACAGAGAGAGGAGCTTCTCCCCGGGCTGCAGCTCTAGCTGGGAAGAGAACCGAGAGCTCAGGCTCATGCCAAGGGGCAAGTTATGAGCTAACCATTTTGGGGAAGCCCCCTACCCCTGAGCAGGTCCCCccagaggctgggctggggacCCAGGTTGCTGTGGAGGACTCCTTACTCAGTCATCACCACTGGCTGTGGGTGAAACTTGCCCTAAAAACAGGAAATGTGTCTAAGATCAATGCCGCCTTTGGAGATGCCAGTCCTGTCTACTGTCCACCTGCGTGGGGGTTGAGTCAACAGGACGACCTGCAGAGGAAGGCCCTGTCCGCCCAGCAAGAGCTCCCATCCTCATCCCGTGACCCGTCAACCTTAGAGAACAGCTCTGCATTTGAAAGTGTCCCTAAAGCAGAGGCCGACCCATTGGAAACCTCAAGTTACGTATCTTTTGCCAGCAATCAGCAGGATGAGGCACCCAGCCAGAACCCAGCAGCCACGCAGAGGGTGGGCACCCCAAAGGAAGGAGCCGGCGCTGTTTCTGGGACACAGGGGAAGGGGACGGGTGGGGAGCCAAGAGGAGGGGAAGGACAGCAGAGTTCCACATTGTACTTCAGCGCCGCTGCAGAAGTGGCCACATCCTCACAAGAAGGCAGCCCAGCTACTCTGCAAACGGCCCACTCTGGAAGGAGTCTGGGAAAGAGCTGCCCTGCCCAGCCTGCGTCGCCCCAGCCAGTGGCCAAGCCCTTCCCCGTCACCATGGCTGACATTAGCCCCATCCTAGGCACAGGCCCCTGTAGCGGCTTCTGCCCTAGTGCAGGTTTCCCTGGAAGAACCCTCAGTATCTCAGAGCTGGAGGAGCCGCAGGAGCCCACAAGGGACCAAAGTCACCATGCAGCTGTTGGTGTGTGGATGTCGTTGCCACAGCTGAGGACTGCCCATGAGCCCTGCCTCACGTCCACCCCTAAGTCTGAGTCTATCCAAAGGGACTGCAGCTGCAGGGAACAGATGAAGCAAGAGCCGAGTTTTTTCATCTGACCACAGTCACCGTGGGATAAGACAACAGGCTGACAAGCCAAGCTGGTCATTTGGTGCAGTGAAAAGAGAAATCCCACTTCTGACACCTGTGTCCTTGGGCACATTACTGTCACCTCTGAATCTCCATCTGCATCCctgaaaaatgaggaaacaggGCTGGATGACTTCTCAGATTCGCTGTAAACATCACAGACCCCACCCATGCATAGCAGAGACTCTAATACACtgtggaggaggagaaagagattcCAGTCAAAATTGCCTGCTGCCTTTTATGAGCTATAGGTTCCCCTGTTTTATCTTTTTGCCGTGGCTTCTAGGAAACACAAAGGTAAAACCCAGATTCCTGTTTTATTCGGGGTTCTTGTTACAATTAGCTTTGCCTCACACTTAGTGGTTATGAATCTCATTTTCATATATTCTAACTGCATTATGTTATGAAATCTCCTGGTAAGATAATGTGAATGCTTTCTGGGAGTAGATAAGGACTGTGTGCTTGTAATAACTAACATAACTGAAAATGCAAATGTCATTCTAAGATTCCCGTATCTTTTGGTTAGGGGACAATATTAGAGCCCTTAAAAAGGAAGAGTAGACTCACTTAGCTCAGCCTCTCCCATGCTAAGGGTACATGCACACATTTTCTGCAATTCGCTCTGACCATGAGTATCCTCCTGGCCAGCTGCATAAGTGTATTTTTTTGTGAAATGTGCAGCTCCCCTTCTTGCAGGCTGGCCAGCCAGCAGTTCCCTTCCAGTCCCCACTGCTGCTTTCCAGCCCATCTCCTTTATCTCCAAGCTTTGTTCCCACCTCCATTCGATGTGAGACACTATCCATGATTTAAGCCCATCCAACAAGAAGGGAGCAAACGTCCATTCCTCTCACACTCTCCTTCCCTCTAACTCCTCCACTTTAACGTGTTCTTTGTGGCTAGGTATTTCCATCATTTCTTTAAGCCTTGCTTTGTAGCTGATTAAGGAAGTCCAGTCATAAACCATCAAAGAGAAAGGCACACAGAGAGCCGGATGCTATTTGGGGatgggtatttttgttttgtt from Rhinopithecus roxellana isolate Shanxi Qingling chromosome 9, ASM756505v1, whole genome shotgun sequence encodes the following:
- the XKR5 gene encoding LOW QUALITY PROTEIN: XK-related protein 5 (The sequence of the model RefSeq protein was modified relative to this genomic sequence to represent the inferred CDS: deleted 1 base in 1 codon), producing MHAGLLGLSALLQAAEQSARLYTMAYYFTTGRLLWGWLALAVLLPGFLVQALSYLWFRADGHQGHCSLVMLHLLQLGVWKRHWDAVLTALQKEQEAPHRGWLQLQEADLSALRLLEALLQTGPHLLLQTYVFLASGFTDIVPGVSTLFSWSSLSWALVSYTRFMGFMKPGHLAVPWAALFCQQLWRMGMLGTRVLSLVLFYKAYHVWVLVVAGAHWLVMTFWLVAQQSDIIDSTCHWRLFNLLVGAVYILCYLSFWDSPSRNRMVTFYMVMLLENIILLLLATDFLQEASWTSLQTIAGVLSGFLIGSVSLVIYYSLLHPKSTDIWQRCLRKSYGIAGGDKTERGASPRAAALAGKRTESSGSCQGASYELTILGKPPTPEQVPPEAGLGTQVAVEDSLLSHHHWLWVKLALKTGNVSKINAAFGDASPVYCPPAWGLSQQDDLQRKALSAQQELPSSSRDPSTLENSSAFESVPKAEADPLETSSYVSFASNQQDEAPSQNPAATQRVGTPKEGAGAVSGTQGKGTGGEPRGGEGQQSSTLYFSAAAEVATSSQEGSPATLQTAHSGRSLGKSCPAQPASPQPVAKPFPVTMADISPILGTGPCSGFCPSAGFPGRTLSISELEEPQEPTRDQSHHAAVGVWMSLPQLRTAHEPCLTSTPKSESIQRDCSCREQMKQEPSFFI